Proteins encoded together in one Felis catus isolate Fca126 chromosome B3, F.catus_Fca126_mat1.0, whole genome shotgun sequence window:
- the CFAP161 gene encoding cilia- and flagella-associated protein 161 isoform X2: MAQNLYGPGVRMGNWNEDIYLEEELMKDFLEKRDKGQLLIQRNRRLKENLLRPMQLSVSEDGYVRCGDKVMLVNPAHAEVEAHLFLGGDLSLGATPDEIKAHLSDELEVPCGLSAAQTRIPVGRNTFTILRADGNATGQVLRYGQDFCLATTGGFEDKMANAKILIYHCGTNRGLAVSRHVFLSTYFGKEAEVAVHTHLDSHRVEKPSNHWMLVTGNPRKDLSAMLDLPKPPAEAPPALEQATDPGAQ, encoded by the exons ATGGCACAGAACCTGTATGGTCCTGGAGTGCGGATGGGCAACTGGAACGAGGACATCTACCTGGAGGAG GAGCTCATGAAGGACTTCTTGGAGAAGAGAGATAAAGGACAGCTTCtgatacagagaaacagaagactCAAAGAGAATCTCTTGAGacca ATGCAGCTTTCGGTGTCGGAGGATGGGTACGTTCGCTGTGGCGACAAGGTGATGCTCGTGAACCCCGCCCACGCGGAGGTGGAGGCCCACCTGTTTCTGGGCGGGGACCTGAGCCTGGGCGCGACTCCCGATGAAATTAAAGCGCATCTGAGCGATGAGTTAGAGGTGCCGTGCGGCCTGAGCGCAGCTCAAACCAGGATCCCGGTTGGCAGAAACACTTTCACCATTTTGAG GGCAGACGGAAACGCCACGGGTCAAGTCCTCAGATACGGACAGGACTTCTGCCTCGCGACCACGGGAGGGTTTGAAGACAAAATG gcAAATGCAAAGATCCTCATCTATCACTGCGGCACGAATCGGGGGCTAGCAGTGTCCAGGCATGTTTTCTTGAG TACCTATTTCGGGAAGGAAGCTGAGGTGGCCGTCCACACACATCTGGATTCACACAGAGTCGAAAAGCCGAGCAACCATTGGATGTTGGTGACCGGGAATCCCAGGAAAGACTTGTCTGCCATGTTGGACCTGCCCAAGCCACCGGCCGAGGCCCCCCCAGCCCTGGAGCAGGCCACGGACCCCGGGGCGCAGTGA
- the CFAP161 gene encoding cilia- and flagella-associated protein 161 isoform X1, which yields MAQNLYGPGVRMGNWNEDIYLEEELMKDFLEKRDKGQLLIQRNRRLKENLLRPMQLSVSEDGYVRCGDKVMLVNPAHAEVEAHLFLGGDLSLGATPDEIKAHLSDELEVPCGLSAAQTRIPVGRNTFTILRADGNATGQVLRYGQDFCLATTGGFEDKMLYLSSDHRTLQKSTKRSLLQEAYLTDEASYLSCWQAAFLDPQLRLEYEGAPVPANAKILIYHCGTNRGLAVSRHVFLSTYFGKEAEVAVHTHLDSHRVEKPSNHWMLVTGNPRKDLSAMLDLPKPPAEAPPALEQATDPGAQ from the exons ATGGCACAGAACCTGTATGGTCCTGGAGTGCGGATGGGCAACTGGAACGAGGACATCTACCTGGAGGAG GAGCTCATGAAGGACTTCTTGGAGAAGAGAGATAAAGGACAGCTTCtgatacagagaaacagaagactCAAAGAGAATCTCTTGAGacca ATGCAGCTTTCGGTGTCGGAGGATGGGTACGTTCGCTGTGGCGACAAGGTGATGCTCGTGAACCCCGCCCACGCGGAGGTGGAGGCCCACCTGTTTCTGGGCGGGGACCTGAGCCTGGGCGCGACTCCCGATGAAATTAAAGCGCATCTGAGCGATGAGTTAGAGGTGCCGTGCGGCCTGAGCGCAGCTCAAACCAGGATCCCGGTTGGCAGAAACACTTTCACCATTTTGAG GGCAGACGGAAACGCCACGGGTCAAGTCCTCAGATACGGACAGGACTTCTGCCTCGCGACCACGGGAGGGTTTGAAGACAAAATG CTGTATTTATCCAGTGACCACAGGACCCTCCAGAAGTCGACCAAGAGATCTCTGCTCCAGGAGGCGTACCTGACGGATGAGGCCTCCTACCTGAGCTGCTGGCAGGCCGCCTTCCTGGACCCCCAGCTGCGCCTGGAATACGAAGGCGCCCCCGTTCCG gcAAATGCAAAGATCCTCATCTATCACTGCGGCACGAATCGGGGGCTAGCAGTGTCCAGGCATGTTTTCTTGAG TACCTATTTCGGGAAGGAAGCTGAGGTGGCCGTCCACACACATCTGGATTCACACAGAGTCGAAAAGCCGAGCAACCATTGGATGTTGGTGACCGGGAATCCCAGGAAAGACTTGTCTGCCATGTTGGACCTGCCCAAGCCACCGGCCGAGGCCCCCCCAGCCCTGGAGCAGGCCACGGACCCCGGGGCGCAGTGA